ACCATTCTAGAACCTCCCTCATCTGCTTCTCAAAGCTCAGACCAGGTGACATAAGCAAGAGTCCATGCCTCAAACACATCCAGTGAAATCACAAAATGAAGTTATCAGCAAGAACACAGATTCAGTAAAAGCACATTCCTCACCCACTGATCTTTATCAGAAGATCCTTTCTGACTTATACATTCTGATACAAATTTTTTTTATCCTAAGTTTGTATCTTTCTTGTAAAGGGCTTAGTTATTTCCACTTACCTTTCAATTACCACCAATCACTTCAACTCACTTGATGATAATGGTCAAAGTTCCATGGATGAACATTTTAATATACAACCTTGTCAAGCACTGCTCATTTCTACAGAAAACTTGTACTTGCCTTAGTCTCTCCTCTGCACTGACTCAgctaaaaaaaagtaattgcacAAGTACAAGTGTTTGTAAGCAAAGCAACCAAGCCAACCTGAGGCAGCAGTGCTACCAAACATATCCAGTCCTTCAGTCACTGCTACTCATTCTCATCCTAACACCATTTCAGCCTCACAGGGGAAAATTAAGAGGAAAACTCTCCAGGTGATAATTAAAAGATACTTTTCaccaagtatttttttcagcctAATCAGTTCCCTAACCCAGCTCTTTCTTGAACTACTTAATGTTTCAGCCAGTACAACAGAAAGATCAGTgcagaaaaaagcaaaattgtATTCTTAGGTCTGAGGACATGACAGAATTAAGTAGCACCACTTTAAAATGTTCACCAGACTACAACCTCAGAAGCTGCCTTTGCTTAGTATAAAGTAGATTTTTTAACTCCTTCAGCAAACTAACATAAACACTCATTTACTAGATTAAGTCtggcttactgttggtatcactCTAACAAGCAACTGTTTGTCCTTCactcaaaccaaaacaacttaTTATTTATTAAAGGCCAAGGCTAGATGATACGTCATTTgattaaaacagaagaaagcacTGCATTGACACAAAAAATACCAgtgtaaaaaatgtatttccctTTTGTTTAGGCACTTCAGAAGGAGACACGCAGACTATGAACATTATGTTATAGCCACTATCACGGACAATGGGCAAAGGGCAATTTCACAATGCAGAATGTTGGGAGTAACAGAGAACATGCCAATGTCAGGACCAGGAACAATACTGCAAGGCCTCCTGCTATGCTCCCTGCAGACACAGAAAGGCCAAGCTCCTGTGCCACTTCAGGTGCTGGTACATGACACTGTACTGTTGGCCTGCTTTGACATTAATGTGTCTAAAATGTTTGTATAAAACACTATTGGAAGACTATTTGTTAGTCTATTTGCCTGCTAGAACACAGAAGTAAGCAGTAAAACACAGTTTGGCCATTACACTTTGGTACTGTTTTAGAGGCATTTCATAGATATCTGTACTTCAGCACAGATAACTGGAAGCTACAGAATATTTTACTTACCAGACAAGCAAGTCTGTCAAGCAAGGAACCGTTGGGCATGTATTCGTATACCAGACATGGCTGAGCACCGTCACTTGAGAAGCCAAGTAATTCTACTAGATTCTCATGCTGACACctatagcaaaaaaaccccaaacccattCATGTATGCTCTGAAAGGCTCCCATGTATGCTCTCAGAGGCTGgaggaaaacacaaagcaagaGGAAACTTGATCCGCAAGTACTTGTTTCAGTCCTACTGCCCATAGCCGGGTTACTGCAGTGCTGCTTTAAActaaattacagaatcacagaatcttaagggttggaagggaccccaaaagatcatctagtccaacccccctgccagagcaggaccacctagagtaggtcacacaggaacacttccaggtaggttttgaatgtctcgagagaaggagactcaacaacccatctgggcagcctgttccagtgctccctcaccctcaaacAAAAAGTCATGTGGTACATAAAAGGTTCTCACAAAATTAAAATCATCAAGTTATGttagaaagacaaaaataaaggaTCACAGTAGCTAACATGTTATCTGTCAACTTAGACTCCCATAAGAGCTTATAATGACATCATATAAGACTGTACTTACTTTGccatgatttttatttcttgatcAAATTGCTGTTTCAAGTCCTGAACACTAACGTCAACCATCTACAAAAGGAAGCATTTGATGTTAGTATTGCTGGCCATGCTAACATGCACAGCTGTTCATTaccaaaaaaacctaaaatatCAGAATTGTAAGCCTTCCTTTAGATTAGTTCCATGTGACAACTACATGTTTACAACATGTTTTTTACCAAGTCACAAACAAAGTATCAGTACGTAACTTGGAATATATTATTGGCCAGAGGGGTCACCAACCTACCCATTTTATTTCACTGCAGTTACCCACTAACAGCACTTACTCATTACAAAATTAATTACTCACACAAACTGTTGGTTATGAAGACTAAAACTCTGTGGCAATATCCTGAAAGGGAAACTTCCCCAGGTTTCTGCCACTTCTGGTGTGCAGAGGAGGGAGGCGAACTGTGGGAACACTCTGCTTTTCCGGACAACTTGCCTGGGCCACTCAAAGGAGGGCTAGAGGAATAGCAACACTTCCTCTCTTGTGTGCTGACTCACACCATCCATGAGACAGCAGGGTAAGGTTCTCAGCCCAGCCAaccacaaaatcacagaatggtaggggttaaaagggacctctaaaaattacatagtccaactcccctgctaaagcaggtccacctagatcagatcactcaggaccatgtccaggcaagttctgaaaacctccacaaGAAGGAGACTcgacaccctccctgggcaacctgcgctagggctccctcactctcatagtaaaatagtttttccttgtgtttaagtggaactttttgtgttccagcttttgtttgttacctcttgtcttatcatagaatcattttggctggaagagacctctaagatcacttagtccagcctttgtcccagccctatcaaccactagaccatttccccaagtgcaacatccaactgccTCTTTAACAGCTCcggggacggtgactccaccaccttcctgggcagcccatccCAATACCTAACAACCCTTTCAagcaaagaaatgtttcctcatatccagcctgaaccttccctggtgcaacttgaggccatttcctcttgttctattgcttgttactagggagaacagaccaacccccacctcactacaaattcctttcaggtagctgtagagagcaataaggtctcccttgagtcttcttttctccaggctaaacagccccagatccctcaactgttcctcatatgagatgtgctccaaatcctttactagcttcctgatgctggacactacagaaaacagtgttGCACCCTCTTCCTGAGATCCACCTTTTAGgtacttttaagtgttgatgaggtctcccctcagtcttctcctatctagactaaacagccctaatGTTTAACATGGTGACACTTTCAGAATTTATCATTCAGCACTTTCCACAGATCAACAAGTCCATGCTATAAAACATGCAGTCACTAAAAAGAACAATGTCCAGAATAACTCACAGCAACGAGTTTCTTTACAGCCACGTTTCTGCCATTGATGAAGCCTTTGAACACAACCCCAAAGCCACCTTCTCCCAGTTTGTTACCTCCAGCCGATTCTGGTCGTGCATCAAAATTATTTGTAACACTTTCCAAGTCACGAAACGAAAAATTATGGAAATCTGAAAGAGATATTTCCCATTTATTACAGAGCTCTCTTTTTACTTAAATGACAAATTTATTGAATAGATTTTCTGCTTCAGTTCTATTAAAATCAAACACATGCTACCACATAATCCTGACATAGTGGAGCTCTACTTCCAGCTCAGTGATGAAGACATCAAAAACCTCCATTTGAAATGCAGACAAATATGTGTAATTAGCAATGCATCATTTTCTTCACAAGTGCCACTGTAGCAGCCTTCTGAATCTATTTTTTGTTAATACTTGTAATACAGAAAATGGAAATCCAACGTGCAGCAGACCACAGAGAGAGTCACACTGCATCACATGTAAAAATATAACCAGACCACATCATGTCTCTTGGCAGCAACTCAAAAGAGAACCTTCAGGAAGAAACAGACCAACCACACACTTTCCTAGAACATTTCGTTTAGTCATCTTCTTTCCAACATTCTTAGTCATTTCTGATATGTAAAATCCAGCTTTAAAACACAAGGTGCTAAACACGCTATAAATTCAGTATGGACAAGTGGGCAACAGGGTTACATGTAGCACAAAATAAACTGCAATTTAATTAACACTCAAGTTTTGCATCACAGCAGCTGCCTTATTGGCAAAGTGCATCTTATATTGAGACATCGTATTAACCAAGCTAAATTCACAGCCGCACAGAACAGGAGCAAAAGCAAGATGCTGTTTCTCATAGATGCACAATGACAGGAATACAGTCATTATTCTAACGCATTGCTCTTTCTTATTTAATGTGGGGTGAAGGACAGATCAGCCAAAAAGATGGTACTTCATTCTACCAGACCAAGTGCCTACCTGTGCTACTAGATGGTGAGCTGCTATTTTCTTGACTTAAGTAGGAAGGAGGTGAATGTTCCTTCTCAATATTCTGAGCTGAAACAGGCTTTAGAGATGACACTTCTTTTTCCTGTACAGGCAGTTGTTTCTCATGTATAGGCAAGGTTTCCTGGGAAGAAAGAGGCAATGTAACTTCTTGTGCCATCCTTGcagtttctgaaaatgaaatttagaAAGAGTGTTAACTACATTAGGacttaaaaaaacaagtaaCATTAAGGTCAGTATTTACTAAGATTAGGAGACATGTAAGCTTCATGAGGTTATACTCTGCCACCATATGGAAGCTGCACAGACTTGACACTTATTTAAACTGTTCTTTTAAACACAGGAAAGTTTGCTCACTTTTGATTattttgacctaatattttctgatttttaggCCACTGTGAAGCTCTTTAGCATCTTTGAAAACTGAGAACACAgtacaaaatgtaaaaaagtaACAGTTACCTGGAAGCAAAAGACTTGCTGGTGCTAGAAATTGATTCCTAATCAGCAGATCCACAAGATCACCAACTGTACAGTTTGTTGTACCCCAGTCATAAAGCAATTCACACGTGGGGCTCTTTCCCATTTGTACAAATGCCTCAAATCTCcttaaaagataaattaaaggcaacatttaaaaaaatttaaagtgACCttgaaaagcacaaagaaaggaagattaaaagcaaatgaaaaagatttttttcctgaatgcaaaggcaatgaaaatgcagctaaaaagcaaacaaacaaattcaAACTCTGtggaaaaatacacaaaacatgGGGAAAATTAAGGGAAAAATACAGCTTCAACATTTTGTCCAGAACCCATAATATATCAGCAGATGAGACTAGCAGAGAACAAAACATCAGTGAGAGACAGAGGGCAAGTCAGGGCCAGAtctaatggaaaaaaagttaaGTGTTTTGCATTTATCTGGAATTCACACTTCATTTTCAAATTCAGTATTTAGACCAATTTATTACATTACAGAAAGATAAATGATGATTTATGCTAGCATCATTAGAAAGACTGGAAATCCATGTTGATACCTAGGgtatttaaaatcttttaaccTTTGAAATAGCTTAAGGATTCATCAAGTCCCTCAACAAGATTTTCATAAATACAGCTGACACTCCTTCTCACTTAAACTCATTAGTTTTAGGCCTCAGGTCCCCACATTTGTTGGACGTTTTCTTGGGAACAGTGAGTTAGGCACTGTAGTCCAGTTGTGCTGTTCTTATGTGAAGATGAAGCCAATGTCTGTATAAACAGAAGTTACACAGCCAGTGTTGTGCTGCTACAAATACCTTTATCTGTGACTCTAGTTAATTCTAATTTCCTCAGTCAATTTTCTTTAGCTATAGCTTATCTGAAAACTGACCTACAGACCAATGAGGAGTAATTACCTTGAGTTACCCACTGAAACGGTGCTGTAAGATGTAAGTACCTACTGACACAGGAACTGCAACAAGTTACAGCAAGGGGACGGACATGCTACCGGTCAATAAACAAGATTTCGTTACGTGACTTCAATGTAGGACCTTATATGCATTTGGTTGTATCTGCTTTCACCGGCGGAGTTGGTTATATCAACCGCTAACTTCTTCCACCCATCTTGCGGATCGATGAAATCTGCCAGCTGCCTCATGAGCCCGTAGCTGATGCGGCGGACGTACGTGGAAGGCGTCACGGGATTGCTCATTTCCAGCTCCTGCGGAACACAAACGGCGCCGCTACCCAGGGGGTTCGCCGGGGGTGCGGCACGCCGGTAACGCTTCACACCGCCCACCAGCCGCAGCCGCCCCTGGCCCCAACCCCACCCGCACGGCTACGACAGCCCCTCCCCCGCCCAGCCCaggcccgccccgccccggacGCGCCCCCTGCCACCGGCGTCGCACCGCACCGCGCCGCGCCGCACAGTACCGCACCGCCCTGCCCTTCAGCTCACCGCGGGCCCCCTTGCCTCCCCGCCTCAGGCCAGGCCTGTCCCCTGCACCACGTCCCCTTTAAGAGGCGGTGACAACCTCAGGCGGCGCGGGCGGTACCGGCACCGAGAAAGCGGAACCGGCCCTGCCATAGGCTGCGCGGAAGCCGCTCCGCCCCCTCCGGCGCGCCCCATGGCTGGCCCGAAGGAGGGGACCCCGCTCTCTTCCCCGCGCGCCTGGAGAAGGTGGTACCGTCCGTGGGCCCCTTTCGCCGTGGGGACGGGGACGTGAGGAGGAGGGTGGGTCGTGGCGCCCCCTGGCGGTCCCGCGAAGGCGGTTGGGGCGGGAGCGGTGTGGCGGCCGGGCCCAGCccttgctctgctccctcccgCGTGGCGATGTGGGGGGTTTGTTGCCTTCCCCCGTTTTTTACTTCCCTTCTTGCAGGCGTAGCGGTTTGTGGCGGGAGCAGGCGAAAGCAGGGCAGCCATGCTTCCTTCCTTCAGCTACGTGACTGGCCACACCGGCTTCTTTGGCACCATCAAAAACTCACCGAGTGACTTTGTGGTGACTGAAATCGAGGACCCCGAGCGCCTCCCTGGGGACACGCGGGCGGAGCCGCCTCATGGAGCCGGCGAAGCGCCGCTGGAGACGAGTAGCCGGTGCCTGCAGCCACGCAAAAGGCTGAGGACGGAGCCTCCTGGCCCGTGTGCCCCGGGCAGCTGTGGCGGGGGAGCGCCCAGGCCTTCGGAGCGTGACGCGAGCCGGGCAGGAGGAGACACGTGTGCGTCCCCTCACAAAAATCAGCGGGAGGGCGAACCCCAACTGATGCCTGGCCTCGAGGAAGCCGGGATACTGGATGCCTTACTAGGCAAACCCGTGAGCGAACTGCTCAGTCAATTTGCTCGCGATCTGAAGGACAGGTGGGACTTGGGAGATTGTGCCAGTGCTGGCGCTGAGGAGTTCTCGCTGGGACCTGTCCTGGACAAGAAAAAACGAGCTGATTTGCACAGTGCTGTCAGGCAGAAATTCCCCTTTCTGGTCACTGTTACAAAAGGCAATGAAATGATTGTAAAAGGAAACACTGATTACAGAGAGCTTTGTCAGTTAGTGACTGAAAAGGAGACAAGCgatttctttaaatttttagATGCAAAGCTAGAAAAttctacattttcttttgagcCTGATGGAaacaaagaacacagaaaagtaGTTCATCACTTTATCAATAGAAAATTTGGGAAACTTCTAGAAACAAAGTCCTTTACTGTGGCAGATGTCAATGATCAGCCAAATATGTCAATAACGGTACGATTTCGAGAAAAAAGTTGGTCCAGAAAAAGGTCTGCTGGTGATTTGCAGGAAAAACAAGGTATTTATACAGGtaaatattacatttttgtGAAAGTGTTGGGTGTTAAGAATGTTCTTTTAGTACAACTGAAATGGGGAATTGCTTTCTGTGATACATAGGCCTGGTTGACTCACTGTTTCTGCTGAAATAAGTGATCATTAATGCAGGGTAGTGGGATCACTGGAGAATGAGACGGGTGAATCGAGTGCAGTGATTCCACAGAAACTGTTTAGTGATAATGGTTACAGTTCTTTTGGTTATACTAACTAACACTAACTCTGTGTGCTGGCCTTCACTTGAAAGTAAGTGGGGGATTTTGGAGGATGCATCTAGGTGTTGGACAGCTTAATAAGGACACATTTGAGTTAATGACCTCGTTCCTTAGAACAATTGGTTTCTGAGATAGAGAATGTTTCTTACAATAGGTCAATACATGTTTGTGGACTCATATTGCGTTTTGCTAGGTACTGTTTTTAAAGACAGCAGGGATTTCTTGTTGTTCTGTCTATTGGatctcaatttttttcttccaatacTGAAAAAGTCacgtttggggttttttttcagttttctgggGTGAGAGGAACTCTTTCTTTGCAGTTTCTATGCTATTATATTATTCTgctcctgggtgaaaaactggttagatggccAGGACCAGAGTTGTgttcaatggagttaaatccagttggtggccagttaccacccccagggctcagttctggggccactcctgtttaacatctttattaatgatctggatgaggggatagagtgcacccttagtaagttcgcagatgacaccaagctgggtgaagtgttgatctgcttgagggtaaggaaactttacagagagatctcgataggctggatggctgggccaaggccaatgccatgagtttcattAGGCCAAGTGCcggatcctgcacttgggccacaacaacccccagcagtgctacaggcttggagatgagtggctggaaagctgccaggcagagagggacctggcagtgttggttgacagcagctgaacaggagtcagcagtgtgcccaggtggccaagaaggccaatggcatcctggcctggatcaggaacagtgttgtcagcaggagcagggaggtgattcCCCTGTACTTAGCTTTGATGAGGTTGCACCTttaatactgtgtccagttttggggtcctctctacaagaagggcaatgaggtgctggagaggatccagaggcggACTACCAAGCTAGTGAAGGATTTGGAGCCTGTCTCCTAGGAGGAACGGCTGaggaatctggggctgtttagtctggagaaaagaaggctcaggggagaccttatggctctctacaactacctgaaaggaagttctAGCGTGGTGAGGGTTGGTGAATTCTCTCTAgtgacaagcaacagaacaagaataaatggcctcaagttgcgtcaggggaggttcaggctgggtatgaggaggaatttctttactgaaagggttgtcaggcattggaatgggctgcccaggggaggtggtggaggtgTTTGGgacaggtggatgttgtacttagggaaatggtctagtggttgatcaggctaggacaaaggctgcactcaatgatcttaaaggtctcttccagctgaaagcattctatgattctagagTTCGAAGGGAAGAACCTCCCTGTCTGTCATGGCAGAGCATCTGTACGATTTAGAAGTGCAAATTTCTAATGATTCTGAGATGATTGTTTCAGCTTTCAcccttcagaaagaaaatctaGAAACACTAGAAGCAATCGGCTTCTTGGCTGCTGAGCTTGGTGTTCTTCCTTCAGACTTCAGTTACACTGGCATCAAAGATAAGAAGGCCATTACTTACCAGCCTATGGTTGTGAAAAAGGTCACTCCTGAAAGGTATTGATGATCTGGATGTATTAAGTTTAGTACATATTTGTGTATGTTAGTATCAATGTTCTTACtgatttctcttcccttctcctgcaTTAGAGCATGGTAGAAATGGCTTTGACATTTTTGTGCCTTTAGGGAACATATAGCTTAATGCTTAAGCCCTCCACTGttgaaatttaaaagaaattttcattctctctgtattttttcaaaatacaaatatacTGTCTCATCAGGGTCAGTATCTGTCCAATTTATGCTCAAGGGATTCACTTTACAATTTCTTAAATATCGTCCACTATCTGGAACCTACATACACTACGTGACGGAACAGATTTCTGTGTGCTATCAAAGTATTGTCTTGTGGCCCACAGGCAGCAACTTGGAAGCTTTACATAGCTACAGAACTAAATTATTACAAATATACTTTGGGCAGATACTGTCTTTGAGTGTTAGGTATCAACATCTACTATATTGTCCAGTTTGGAAACATGAGTAGATAGAGAAGATATCACCAAACCCGAGAGCAGAAAATAGGTTCTTTCCCTTCcttatttttgttactttttgtaGCCAGTTTggtaggtaaaaaaaaaaaaaaaaaaccaaattgctGGAGTCAAAATCATAACTTGTATCTTCTTCAGCTTTAGCTTTCTGGTAGGTTATGGTCTTAGAATCAAAGTGTGCTTTACAAATAAAGGAAACTAGAATTTGTGCTGTTAGGATTTATTGCTAACAGAAATATATACCAGTAGTAAAATTCTGCAAACTGGGCTGTAAGGCCAGTTTTTCAAGAGGTAATTAACAAAACTTTGTATTAGCATTTGAAGGGTTAAGCAAATGCTTCCAAGCCACTTGCATAAtggggaaaataaatatttttaatacataaataatttataaagttattaaaatattgCTTAGAATGTAAGCTCTTTTGCTGAAAGTTTCATTTGATTCAAATAACTGTTACTTACACATAAGAACAAAGAGATTGAGTGGATACTTCACAGGGCAAATACTTGAATGACAGCTGTGTTTCCAATTACAAGCATGTGCAAGACTACCCAGAGAAGCAGTGCAGTGAGTTTGTTTTTGTTAAGGCTGTCCAAGAAAGACCAATTGTGTCTAGGAGTCTGCTAAAGCACgttactttttctgtttcttctttttttaatgaaaagcagatgtttaggattgaagaataaattacttgtttttcaattaaaaaaaatcaaattcagTCCAGTTTCCTTGAGAAAGTTCAGTGAATTTCTTCATTCCATGATCTGTTGAGCTACAGATTATAAGCACAAATGGtagcaaacattttaaaagcctttctgaGCTATAACTGCTTTTTAAGACTTCCATCTCAGcatttggtttgattttctcATAATAATggttttaattctctttttgttttttataagTATTTTTAATTCTGGTGCAAAGATGAAGAAGACATTTATTAAAAGTTGGATAGCTTTAATAGGGGATGGTTACTAATTTCTCCCAATTATTTATGCAGGTTGAAAACAATTGGAcccaaaatggaaaaaaagggcATGAGACTACACAACATTCGTTCAGCATGCCAGCACCTTAGACTTGGTCAGCTGAAGGGCAATCACTTTGATGTAGTTGTGAGAGATCTCAGACACCACAGCCATGACTCTTCTGCAGATTTGAAAGAGAGAATATCTGAAGCAATGGAAAATGTTGAGGTAAAAATGCCTTATGGTTGGCAATAGGGAATGAATAGAGTTTTAATTCTGTACTGTATAAAAAAAAGGCACTACTTCCCAGTTTTGatgctttttgttattttatgtgTTTTCCCGCATTACTTAAGGAATTGGGAGTAAAGCTGCCTTCCAAGGAGAGACCATGAGTGAGTTCATCCTGTGCTACAAGCTGCAGACCCCAGAGTGGTGCAGCAGGACAGATGGGAAATTGAGTAGCAAATGAGTGCGGATATATGAGCTATTGCTGCACAGACCTAGGGCTGACTAAAATCATGTGTTTTGCTGTGGCAGTTGACAGGGTGAAAGAATATAGTTACACGTGTCGGCTAGTTGACCTTTTTAATCATGTGAGGAACATGGATGGTCAACTTGGGTGAAAAACTTTCATGGCATAGATAATGTGAAATGTCTGTAGCACAGAAAGATCCCTTGAAATTCAGTGGATTTTGATTGCTGTTGTCCTtagtctctgaaaaaaaacccatcatcaGACATTTTTAAACCACTGGGAAAAGTAAATGCAAATcatggaaaggaaaagctttagGTGTTTTGTACAGCAGTAATTTTCTTACTCTATCTTTCTAAGTAATAACCATAATACAAATTACCTTAAGAAGATTAATCCAGGAATAAAGACTATAATGAAAACAACCAAGTGTGCAagagcctggacatgttcctat
Above is a window of Colius striatus isolate bColStr4 chromosome 1, bColStr4.1.hap1, whole genome shotgun sequence DNA encoding:
- the IRAK4 gene encoding interleukin-1 receptor-associated kinase 4 isoform X1, giving the protein MSNPVTPSTYVRRISYGLMRQLADFIDPQDGWKKLAVDITNSAGESRYNQMHIRRFEAFVQMGKSPTCELLYDWGTTNCTVGDLVDLLIRNQFLAPASLLLPETARMAQEVTLPLSSQETLPIHEKQLPVQEKEVSSLKPVSAQNIEKEHSPPSYLSQENSSSPSSSTDFHNFSFRDLESVTNNFDARPESAGGNKLGEGGFGVVFKGFINGRNVAVKKLVAMVDVSVQDLKQQFDQEIKIMAKCQHENLVELLGFSSDGAQPCLVYEYMPNGSLLDRLACLDNTPPISWNTRCDIIQGTANGINFLHENHHIHRDIKSANILLTDTYTPKISDFGLARASVTFTRTIMTERVVGTAAYMAPEALRGEITPKSDIFSFGVVLLEVITGLPPVDENREPQLLLSIKDEIEDEEATIEDYVDAKMSDWDAPSVHKMYSIADRCLNEKKSRRPDIKMVQQHLQEMKT
- the PUS7L gene encoding pseudouridylate synthase PUS7L, whose translation is MLPSFSYVTGHTGFFGTIKNSPSDFVVTEIEDPERLPGDTRAEPPHGAGEAPLETSSRCLQPRKRLRTEPPGPCAPGSCGGGAPRPSERDASRAGGDTCASPHKNQREGEPQLMPGLEEAGILDALLGKPVSELLSQFARDLKDRWDLGDCASAGAEEFSLGPVLDKKKRADLHSAVRQKFPFLVTVTKGNEMIVKGNTDYRELCQLVTEKETSDFFKFLDAKLENSTFSFEPDGNKEHRKVVHHFINRKFGKLLETKSFTVADVNDQPNMSITVRFREKSWSRKRSAGDLQEKQGIYTAFTLQKENLETLEAIGFLAAELGVLPSDFSYTGIKDKKAITYQPMVVKKVTPERLKTIGPKMEKKGMRLHNIRSACQHLRLGQLKGNHFDVVVRDLRHHSHDSSADLKERISEAMENVETKGFVNYYGPQRFGQGQNVQTDQIGLALLNEKMVTAVKLFFTPEDTDDPVNNAKRYFLQTEDAKGALVMLPEFKVREKMLLRALNRYGVNHEGCTKGWLHIPHAMRIFYVHAYCSKIWNEAASYRLKTYGSKVVEGDLVFSEENDESISQNDKVHVVTAPEESANKYSINQVVLPMVGHSIKYPSNKVGQWYHERLSKDELQVCKFRVSPLQLNIPGCYRPILKNVQNLTYFLEGSEKGIKIEDNHLKESKISLHISFDLDPSCYATVCLREIMKCDF
- the IRAK4 gene encoding interleukin-1 receptor-associated kinase 4 isoform X2; this encodes MGKSPTCELLYDWGTTNCTVGDLVDLLIRNQFLAPASLLLPETARMAQEVTLPLSSQETLPIHEKQLPVQEKEVSSLKPVSAQNIEKEHSPPSYLSQENSSSPSSSTDFHNFSFRDLESVTNNFDARPESAGGNKLGEGGFGVVFKGFINGRNVAVKKLVAMVDVSVQDLKQQFDQEIKIMAKCQHENLVELLGFSSDGAQPCLVYEYMPNGSLLDRLACLDNTPPISWNTRCDIIQGTANGINFLHENHHIHRDIKSANILLTDTYTPKISDFGLARASVTFTRTIMTERVVGTAAYMAPEALRGEITPKSDIFSFGVVLLEVITGLPPVDENREPQLLLSIKDEIEDEEATIEDYVDAKMSDWDAPSVHKMYSIADRCLNEKKSRRPDIKMVQQHLQEMKT